TGGAGCGGTAAGAAAAAAAACGGTGGGCAGATGGAGAAAAAAGCGGGGCAGGGAGTTGAACAGGTTGGCGAGCACAAGTTCCTTCTTGTCAATTTTGCCATTGTCAAAATTTTCGGCCAGCATGGCGTTGGCTGAAACACCGGAGAAAAAGGCCACGGAAAAGGAGGCTCCGGTAATGGAGGACAACCTGCCCATCCGGATGAGTGGCTTTGCCAGGGTTGCCAGCCTGTGTGTCCAGTTCAGACTCTCGATAAAATTTGCAATGAGGAGTCCAATACAGATAAAAAATGATATCCGGAGAAGTGGCCACAGGAGATGGGGCCATATTTGTGAAACAAGACTATTGTCCATTTAAAGCTAGTAATATCAAAATATTATAGATAGTGTTGGAAGAGAAGCAGTTCTTCACGTGAGATCGATAGTACACCCGGGAAAAAAGAAAGCAAATATTTTTTTCTGATTTCGCACAACGCTCAACCTGATAATTCTGTTGAAGGAGATGTGGTTGTTTAATGAGAAAGCAGTTGACTTCCTGCATATGATTTTGTTAATAATGGGGTCGTTTTCAGGTGCTTTTTTATTTGTCTCTGCATTTTGTTGCATAAGACAGAAAGCTGAAGAGGGAACCTCGTGTGATTCGAGGACGGGCCCGCCGCTGTAACCGGGGACTGATTTCACACTTTTGCCACTGGGGAAACCTGGGAAGGCGTGGATGAAGGATAATCCGGAAGTCAGAAAACCTGCCTGAAATGAGCTGAAACGGTATTCCGTGGAAAGGATGCCAGGCGATACGAGGAAAAACAGGGAATCCCCGGATCAATTATATTGGTTCGGGGATTTTTTTATATCCGGGACAGACAGAACGACCTTGAGTTGCGGGAACTTCAGATAAAAAGGTATATGATGCAGGGTACATTTTATGTAATTGGTGTGGGGCCGGGTGATCCTGGGTTGATGACGCTGAACGCAGTGCGAACTCTGGAAAAATGTGACGTCTGGTTTGCACCGTCCGCCTTCAGGCATGGTGAAAGTATGGCTCTCAATATTGCCGGGGGAGAGGTTGATTCCACCGGTAAAACGATTTTGACCCATCATTTCCCCATGAAACAGGTGCACAGGGGGCAGAGGCCGGAGGAAGAGGTAGGTCAGGCATGGCGTGAGGCGGCAGACACTATTCTTGGCTATTTGCAATCAGGAAAGGATGTGGCCTTTCCCACTCTTGGAGATCCTGCTATTTACAGTACCGGCTTTTATGTCTGTGAGACCCTGGAAAAAATCGGCCAGCCTTTTAATGTAAAAATCATTCCTGGTGTATCCGCCATTGGTGCATCGTCAGCAGTCACTGAAACGCCTCTCTGTCTTGGTGACGAAAAGCTTGTTGTCATTCCCGCCACATTCGAAGACTGCGAAATTGAAAAGGTACTTCAGGTCAGTGATACCGTAGTGTTTATGAAAGTTCACAAGGTCATGGCTCAACTTGTCAAACTGCTGGATGGGCTGGACCTCCTTGAGAACGCGGTACTGGTTGAAAGATGCAGTCTAGGAGATGAGAAGATATGGCCTGATATCAGGCAGGCTGTCGGAAAAGAGATACACTATTTTTCAACGATAATTGTACGTCAGAAAAAACTGCGATAATAAAAATTAACAGCATGGCGGTTGCCGAAATGACAACTGCCATGCTGTCCACAGGAATGGTTCAGGTCAGATGGTGTCTGTCCATAAATGGCCTTTTTGCCCGATTTCTTCGTCGCTACGAAAAATAAAAAAGCTCACATATGCCTAATATGCTGCGTTTTTTATTTTCCTATGCTCTTCGGAGTCTTCGCTTACCTGACCTCGAACAAAAAATCTCATTTCTGAACAGACACCAAACACTTCCCAAAAAAAATTATTTCAGGACAATGCCTGCATCTTTGGCTGCGTCTGACGCGTGCTGGACATAAATCTCGGCAATTTTATCATTTTCTCCCATGCCATGCAGGTAGGGATGAACGGTGATTCCGGCTTTTTCCATAAGGGATTTCCAGGAGTCTTTTTCAGGTCCGGCCATATCGTTGCGGGCATGGTCCCCGGCAACAATCATAAAGGCACGGATATAGACGTTTTTCACACCGGCATGTTGTAACTGTTTTATAACCTCATCAACGCCCGGATATCCTTCAACCGTACCAACAACAGTGAGAACATCGGGGTAAGCCTGGTTCATCTCATGGGCAAACTGCAGATAGGAGCCCCCTGACGGGAAATGATCATTGCCGTGTCCCATGTAGACCAGTGCGGCCTTTTTCTCACGTGCACGATCAACATCTTCTTTCATGGCCTTGACTGCAACTTTGATATCTTCGTCATAGGGGTGAGTAACACCGAAGGTGCCGAGCATGGGGCGTCCGATGACCAGCTTGTTAAAAGGTTTGAACCTGGCCTTGATGGTGTCGATGGAGGCAATCGCCTTGACATAGCTGCTCAGATCAAGAAATTCTTCTGCCGGGGCGATATGGGTGGGCTGGACAATCAGGGTATCGTAACCGTCATCCTGGAAATTGGCAATAGTCGCCAGCGGTCCCTGGACATTGAGGATTTCTGCGGGGATTTCAGGATGTGCTTTAATGTATGCCGGATCCTTGGCCCGTTTCTGCCAGATGCGGCGAATGATATTGGATGTGAAGGCAAAACGAACCGGAGTGTCCGGATAGGCCTTTGCCATCTTTTCCCTGATGTTCAGCAGTCCCTGCAATGCTGGTTCAACCGTGGTACCAAACATGGCCAGAACAACACCATTTTTATGCTTTACTTCATGCTCGCCGGCGGAAATGGTTTGCACGGCAAACATGCTTAAAACAACAGCCGTGAGAAAAATGGTTTTCATGAAAAATCTCCTTTTCAAGCGGTCCTGAGGAAAAAAAATCCCGGACCAATTATTAAATTGATCCGGGATTTCCCTTCTTTATCCCAGATGTACCGATGTCTGTTTCATTGCCAGGAATGCAGACTTGTTTCAGGCAGGTCTTCTGACTTCCGGATCGTTCTCCTTCCGCGCCTTCCCATCTGAATCAGACAGTGGCATTGTGCGGAATTCGTCCCCGGTTACAGCGGCGGGCCCGTCCCGGAATTAAACCGGGTTCCCTTTTCATCCGTATTTACGGATACCTGAAAACGGTGTAACAGTACCTAAAACAGAGTGGCAAGTCAAGAGATGTCTGCAACCGGTTTGTGGAGCACACTAACTGTCGAGATTTTTCAATACATTGTCAAGACTTTCACGGGCGTCACCAAAGAGCATCCGGGTATTCTCCTTGTAAAAGAGAGGATTGGATACCCCTGCATAACCTGTTGCCATGGATCGCTTTAAAACGACAGTTGTTCTGCCCTTCCAGCATTCGAGCACCGGCATTCCTGCGATAGGGCTGTCAGGGACTTCCTGGGCCGCAGGATTTACAATATCATTGGCACCAATTATTAGAGAAACATCAACATCAGGGAAATCATCATTGATTTCATCCAGTTCAAAAACGATATCATATGGGACTTTTGCCTCGGCCAGGAGTACGTTCATATGACCGGGCATACGACCGGCTACCGGATGGATGCCGAAACGGACATTGATTTTTTCAGCGCGCAGTTTTTTGGTTATTTCGTGCACAGTATGTTGGGCCTGGGCCACGGCCATACCGTAACCGGGAATAATCATCACTTCCCTTGCTTTAAGCAGTAACTCTGCCACCTCCGCACTCTCAACAGATACAATGTCACCTGCCTCTCCTTCATCAGCTGTTGCCGATTTACTTCCAGAGGAGCCAAAACCTCCGGCGATAACGGAGATGAATTTGCGATTCATGGCACGACACATGATATAACTGAGAATTGCACCACTGCTTCCCACCAGGGCGCCTACCACGATTAAAAGGTCATTATTCAGCATGAAGCCGGTAGCTGCCGCGGCCCAGCCTGAATAACTGTTCAACATGGAGATGACTACCGGCATATCAGCTCCGCCGATTGCCATAACCATATGTACACCAAAGACAAGAGCTATTATGGTCATCAGGACAAGTGTGGCTGTACCGCCTCCCGTGGCGGATTGACCGACAAAACCGGCACATAAAATGAGGGCACCGACAAGCAGGGCAAGGTTGAGCCAGTGGCGACCCGGAAGCAGGAGAGGTTTGCCGCCGATTTTACCACTCAGCTTCAGGAAGGCAACTATTGACCCTGAAAAGGTGAGGGCACCAATGAGTATGCCCAGGTAAGTCTCTATGTCATGAATGGTTCTGTCCGCCCCGATAAGTGTCGGGTCATGATCCAGAAAGTTGGCAAATCCGACAAGTACTGCGGCAAACCCCACCAGACTGTGTAAAATTGCCACCAGTTCCGGCATTTGAGTCATTTTAACTTTTTTAGCCAGAACCAACCCGATGGTACCACCAATGATAATTCCCACGGACAAGATGAAAAAGTTGTTCGATACGATCCCGATGACAGTGGCTGAGAGAGCCGATGTCATACCGAGGATACCAAAAAAATTACCCCTCCTTGAAGTATCCGGTTTACTGAGTCCACCGAGGGCCAGGATAAACATGATGCTCGCACCGATATAGGCTGCAGTTACAATACCTTGTGACATGAGTCTCCTCCTATTTCCTGAACATGGCAAGCATGCGATGAGTAACTGCGAATCCACCGAAAATGTTTATGCTGGTTATTAGAATGGTGATTTCTGCAAGAAACATTATCAGCCGGTTTTCAGACGATATTTGTAACAGTGCACCAATAATAATAATGGAGCTGATTGCGTTGGTTACGCTCATCAGGGGCGTGTGAAGGGATGGTGTAACATTCCAGACAACCATATAGCCGATAAAACAGGCCAGGACAAAAACGGTAAAATGAGACATGAACTCAGGAGGAGCGATACTTCCAAGTCCAAGCAGGGCAAATGCTCCGACGGCAAAAGGTAAAACAACACTCAATGGACCCGGTTTTTTCTCCTCCACCGGTTCCGGTGCCGGGGGGTGTTCCTGCTTTGGGGGTGCGGCGGAAAGTTTGGGGGGAGGGGGTGGCCAGGTTATTTTTCCTTCCTTGATAATTGTTGCGCCACGAATCACCTCATCCTCCATATTGATATCAATTACACCATTTTTTTCAGGAGTGAGTTCTGAAAGCAGATGGCGAAGGTTGGTGGAATACAGTTGACTGGACTGGGTCGCGAGACGTGACGGTAAATCCGTATATCCTATTATAGTGACACCGTGTTTTACTACGACTTTATCTGCTTCAGTCAGTTTACAGTTCCCGCCCATTTCCGCGGCCAGGTCAACGATGACACTGCCTTCCTTCATGCTCTCCACCATTGTTTCGGTGATCAGTTCGGGAGCTGGTCTGCCCGGGATAAGTGCGGTGGTGATAATAATGTCAACATCTTTTGCCTGGTCGGCAAAAAGGGCCATTTCGGCCTTGATGAACTCATCACTCATCACCTTGGCATATCCCCCCTCACCGCTGCCGTCTTCACCAGAAAAATCGAGCATCAGAAATTCGGCATCCATGCTTTCTACCTGTTCCTTGACCTCGGGGCGGGTATCAAAGGCGCGGACAATTGCTCCCATGCTCCTGGCAGTTCCAATTGCGGAAAGGCCGGCGACACCGGCACCGATGACGAGAACTTTGGCCGGGGGGATCTTTCCTGCTGCTGTTATCTGCCCGGTGAAAAAGCGCCCGAAGTGCTGGGCGGCCTCGACCACGGCACGGTAGCCGCCGATATTAGCCATTGAACTCAAAGCATCCATCTTTTGCGCTCTGGAAATTCGCGGTATTGAATCCATCGCCAGAACGGAAATGGTTTTCTCTGAGAGTTTTTTTACCAACTCTTCATTTTGGCCGGGTTGAATAAAACTGATAAGCGTCTGGCCCTCCCGGAATAACTCGGTTTCATCCAATGAAAGCTCAGGGTTGAATTCGGGAGCTCGAACCTTCAGGATTATGTCGGAGGCGTCATAGAGCGTTTTTGCATCCTGTGCGATAGTGACGCCAACCTCTTGATAAGCGTCATCTGTAAATTTTGATGCCAATCCGGCACCGGACTCAATAGTGATTGTAAAGCCGAGGCTTTTTATAAGTTTTGCGACCTCCGGTGTTGTTGCAACACGCCGTTCACCTTTTCGTGTTTCTTTTGGTACACCAATACGCATGTTTGCTCTCCTTCTATCATAAGATTGACAGCTGCTGTTAATGGACCATTTTGCGGCTGTTTTGCTGGAATAATACCGATTGGTGAAAAAAAGATATCATCTGGTAATTATAATACTCATTTACAAAAAGTAAGGATCAATTCGGTGTTGACAACTTTAACTGAAAATCCAGCGACCAAAGGTTGTTTTGCCGCAGTAGGATTTTCATTACTTTGTTGTACATGGGAGGCATTCATACCCCGAGGGTATAAATGGCTGAGGCATTTGACCTTGGATTGGCGCCGGTTTATCCACTGGTAAACCGGCTTTGCCTCATTTCATTGTGTCTGAATGAAGAAAAAACTGGAAAACAGTCTGAAAGGCATGGTGACAAATTTCTGCATCGCTACGTACAATAAAAATGCTCACATCTACCTAATATGATGGGCTTTTTATTATTCTTATGCCCCATTTGAACAGAAAAATCTTATTTATGGGCAGGTACAGGCTAACGCAGCACAGATTTTTCGGGGTGGTAACCACCCCTGGCAGTGGTGTTTGGCAGTAAGATGGCTTGTTTACCCATGAGAGTACCGGGGCTGGTTACCGAATTGCATCCTGTCTGTGCATTGTCTCCGAGAATGGCGCCGAATTTTCTTCTGCCCGTGTCGATTTTTTCTCCCTTATAGAAAATAGTCACATTGCCGGGCAAAAACCGGAGGTTGGCAAATTTTGTTCCGGCACCGAGATTGGCGTTATTCCCGAGAATGGAGTCACCCAGGTAGGCGAAATGACCGGCTTTGGCGTCATCAAGAAAGATGGAGTGTTTTATTTCAGTAGTATGGCCGAGAACGCAACGTCTTCCCGTGAGAACATATCCACGCAAGTAGGCTCCCTGGCGGATTTCGGTCATGTCGCCGATGATTGCAGGAGATTTTATCATGGCTCCGCTCTCAACGAGGACACCACGGCCTATTGCTATCCGCTCTCCCATGAGAACAGCACCAGCCATGATCACCGATGCGCCATCGAGGATCTTGCCATTTTTTTCGACACGCAGCTTTCCCTTGGTGGTGTCCCCGAAATCTATCTTGCATGAACTGTCCCTCATGACCTTTCCATTATATATAATGACATGTTCTGTGGAGGGGCTGTTATCTGTTGACAGCGGTTCATTTGGACATTTGTAGTTGTCCATGTAATTTTTCAGTCTGTTTAAAGGTGTCCAGACCGGACCATCGCCTGAGAACAGATGGCTGTGTGGAAAATCGGACAGGTCGAAAAAAGACCGTATCGTCAGCATGATATTTCTCCGGTAAAAACGTTTTTCTTAAAAAAAAAATGGCAGGATGATACTATGAGAGAAAAGGGGCAGGATATCAAGAGAAAACAGGTTCTGTAACAAAAACGATCTGTGCTTGACTTCCCGGTGAGCGATGTTTAGAATTTCCCCGGATTTGAGAAGCATGTATCTGAATAATCTATATATATCTGAAAATAGGGAGGATTACCGAAAAGTAAACGGGTAGTGAAACTGCTCCCGATTTACCGGAAAAGTAATCTCTCCAGGAGGTTTTTGTGGAATTTAATGATTCATTGAGTATAGGTATGGACGATTTTTCCAATAATGAAGATATGGAAATACCTGAAGTTCTGCCTATGATGGCTGTTCGGGATGTGGTCGTTTTCAATTATATGATTATTCCCCTGTTTGTCGGGCGACCGGGTTCTGTTGAGGCTGTCAACGAGGCTCTTGCATCCAATAAACTGCTGATGCTGGTCACTCAGAAAGATGCGACAAAAGACAATCCAACGGAAAAAGACCTCTACGAAGTCGGAATGGTCTGTATGGTCATGCGGACGCTCAAGTTGCCCGATGGCCGGTTGAAGGTTCTTGTGCAGGCCATGTCCAAGGCAAGAATAAAGGAATTTCTCCGTACGGATCCATCCTACCAGGTGGCAGTGGAGGTGATAGAAGACCAGCCCATGGAAGGGGAAGTGAGCGTTGAGGTGGAAGCCCTGATGCGAACGGTACGGGAGCAGACTGAGAAAATCATGTCGCTTCGGGGAATCCTTTCCGCCGATCTTATGATGATTATCAACAACATTGAAGATCCGGGCCGATTGGCAGACCTGGTCGGTTCTAATCTACGCCTGAAGATCCCGGAATCCCAGAAAATTCTTGAGGAAACTGATCCTGTTGTCCGGTTGCAGCTGGTGAATGAACTGCTGGCCAAGGAACTGGAAGTGTCCACGGTGCAGGCAAAGATTCAGAATGATGCCAAGGAGGAGATGAGCAAATCCCAGCGGGAATATTTTCTCCGCGAGCAGATCCACGCCCTGCAGAAGGAGCTGGGAGATACAGATGATTACGGTCAGGAAATTGATGAACTTTCCCGCAGGCTGAAAAAAACAAAAATGCCGAAGCCGGTTCGAAAGGAAGCCAAAAAACAGCTGAATCGAATGGCCATGATGCACCCGGATTCTTCTGAGGCGACCATTATTCGTACTTATATTGACTGGATTCTCGATGTGCCGTGGAAGAAGGGGACCAAGGATCATCTTGATCTGAAAAGGGCAAAAGAGATCCTGGATGAAGATCATTTCGGCCTGGACAAGGTGAAGGAGAGGATTCTTGAGTTTCTTGCCGTGCGAAAGCTCAATAAATCAACCAAGGGCCCCATCCTCTGTTTCGTCGGCCCTCCGGGGGTTGGTAAAACTTCTCTCGGGCAATCCATTGCCAGGGCCATGGGGAGAAAATTCTACAGGCTCTCATTGGGCGGGATGCGTGACGAAGCGGAAATTCGCGGTCACAGGCGCACCTATATCGGCGCCATGCCCGGTAGAATTGTTCAGGGGTTAAAGACTACCGGAGCAAACAATCCTGTTTTCATGATGGACGAGGTCGATAAGATCGGTGCGGACTACAGGGGTGACCCGTCTTCGGCATTGCTGGAAGTTCTCGATCCGGAGCAGAATTTTGAGTTTACTGATCACTATATGAATCTGCCTATCAATCTGTCAAAGGTGATGTTTATCACGACGGCCAACATGAGCGATACCATCCCGAGGCCATTACTGGACAGGATGGAGGTTATTCGTCTGTCCGGGTATACCCTTGAGGAAAAGGTTGTGATTGCACGCAGGTATCTCTTGCCAAGACAGGTAAAGGAAAATGGTGTGCGTCCCTCACAGATCCGTATCAAGGATGAGACCATAGAATATATTGCCACACATTATACTTATGAAGCAGGGTTGAGAAATCTGGAGCGGGAAATCGGCAAGATCTGTCGGAAGATTGCCCGCAAGATTGCCGAAGGCGGACGGGGTCCGTACACTGTCAGTAAGAGGAATATTGAAAAATACCTCGGTCCCCCGAAAACCATACCAGAATCCGAACTGCAGCGGCTTGAGCAGCCCGGCCTGGTAACCGGTCTTGCCTGGACCGAAGTTGGCGGGGAGATATTGCAGATAGAGGTTAATCTGATGCCCGGCAAGGGTAAACTGATTCTGACAGGACAACTGGGGGATGTCATGAAGGAATCGGCCCAGGCAGCTCTAACCTATTGCCGAAGCCGTTTCCGGGAGCTGGGGGTGAAAGAGGATTATTTCGATACAATAGACATCCATATCCATGTACCCGCCGGGGCTATTCCAAAGGATGGGCCTTCGGCCGGTATCACCATGGCCACAGCACTTTATTCTGCCATTGTTCAGAAGAAAGTTATAGGAAAACTGGCCATGACAGGGGAAGTTACCCTGCGTGGACGTGTTCTGCCCATAGGTGGCCTGAAGGAAAAGGCTCTGGCGGCATTGCGTGCCGGGATCACCACGGTAATTATTCCAGAGCAGAATAAAAAAGATCTGGTGGAAATACCTGAGGATATCAGAAAGAAGATGGATTTTTACCCGGTGAAGGATATGGATCA
The DNA window shown above is from Desulfomarina profundi and carries:
- the cobI gene encoding precorrin-2 C(20)-methyltransferase, whose product is MVRGFFYIRDRQNDLELRELQIKRYMMQGTFYVIGVGPGDPGLMTLNAVRTLEKCDVWFAPSAFRHGESMALNIAGGEVDSTGKTILTHHFPMKQVHRGQRPEEEVGQAWREAADTILGYLQSGKDVAFPTLGDPAIYSTGFYVCETLEKIGQPFNVKIIPGVSAIGASSAVTETPLCLGDEKLVVIPATFEDCEIEKVLQVSDTVVFMKVHKVMAQLVKLLDGLDLLENAVLVERCSLGDEKIWPDIRQAVGKEIHYFSTIIVRQKKLR
- a CDS encoding sirohydrochlorin cobaltochelatase, yielding MKTIFLTAVVLSMFAVQTISAGEHEVKHKNGVVLAMFGTTVEPALQGLLNIREKMAKAYPDTPVRFAFTSNIIRRIWQKRAKDPAYIKAHPEIPAEILNVQGPLATIANFQDDGYDTLIVQPTHIAPAEEFLDLSSYVKAIASIDTIKARFKPFNKLVIGRPMLGTFGVTHPYDEDIKVAVKAMKEDVDRAREKKAALVYMGHGNDHFPSGGSYLQFAHEMNQAYPDVLTVVGTVEGYPGVDEVIKQLQHAGVKNVYIRAFMIVAGDHARNDMAGPEKDSWKSLMEKAGITVHPYLHGMGENDKIAEIYVQHASDAAKDAGIVLK
- the pntB gene encoding Re/Si-specific NAD(P)(+) transhydrogenase subunit beta; translated protein: MSQGIVTAAYIGASIMFILALGGLSKPDTSRRGNFFGILGMTSALSATVIGIVSNNFFILSVGIIIGGTIGLVLAKKVKMTQMPELVAILHSLVGFAAVLVGFANFLDHDPTLIGADRTIHDIETYLGILIGALTFSGSIVAFLKLSGKIGGKPLLLPGRHWLNLALLVGALILCAGFVGQSATGGGTATLVLMTIIALVFGVHMVMAIGGADMPVVISMLNSYSGWAAAATGFMLNNDLLIVVGALVGSSGAILSYIMCRAMNRKFISVIAGGFGSSGSKSATADEGEAGDIVSVESAEVAELLLKAREVMIIPGYGMAVAQAQHTVHEITKKLRAEKINVRFGIHPVAGRMPGHMNVLLAEAKVPYDIVFELDEINDDFPDVDVSLIIGANDIVNPAAQEVPDSPIAGMPVLECWKGRTTVVLKRSMATGYAGVSNPLFYKENTRMLFGDARESLDNVLKNLDS
- a CDS encoding Re/Si-specific NAD(P)(+) transhydrogenase subunit alpha codes for the protein MRIGVPKETRKGERRVATTPEVAKLIKSLGFTITIESGAGLASKFTDDAYQEVGVTIAQDAKTLYDASDIILKVRAPEFNPELSLDETELFREGQTLISFIQPGQNEELVKKLSEKTISVLAMDSIPRISRAQKMDALSSMANIGGYRAVVEAAQHFGRFFTGQITAAGKIPPAKVLVIGAGVAGLSAIGTARSMGAIVRAFDTRPEVKEQVESMDAEFLMLDFSGEDGSGEGGYAKVMSDEFIKAEMALFADQAKDVDIIITTALIPGRPAPELITETMVESMKEGSVIVDLAAEMGGNCKLTEADKVVVKHGVTIIGYTDLPSRLATQSSQLYSTNLRHLLSELTPEKNGVIDINMEDEVIRGATIIKEGKITWPPPPPKLSAAPPKQEHPPAPEPVEEKKPGPLSVVLPFAVGAFALLGLGSIAPPEFMSHFTVFVLACFIGYMVVWNVTPSLHTPLMSVTNAISSIIIIGALLQISSENRLIMFLAEITILITSINIFGGFAVTHRMLAMFRK
- a CDS encoding acyltransferase — its product is MLTIRSFFDLSDFPHSHLFSGDGPVWTPLNRLKNYMDNYKCPNEPLSTDNSPSTEHVIIYNGKVMRDSSCKIDFGDTTKGKLRVEKNGKILDGASVIMAGAVLMGERIAIGRGVLVESGAMIKSPAIIGDMTEIRQGAYLRGYVLTGRRCVLGHTTEIKHSIFLDDAKAGHFAYLGDSILGNNANLGAGTKFANLRFLPGNVTIFYKGEKIDTGRRKFGAILGDNAQTGCNSVTSPGTLMGKQAILLPNTTARGGYHPEKSVLR
- the lon gene encoding endopeptidase La — its product is MDDFSNNEDMEIPEVLPMMAVRDVVVFNYMIIPLFVGRPGSVEAVNEALASNKLLMLVTQKDATKDNPTEKDLYEVGMVCMVMRTLKLPDGRLKVLVQAMSKARIKEFLRTDPSYQVAVEVIEDQPMEGEVSVEVEALMRTVREQTEKIMSLRGILSADLMMIINNIEDPGRLADLVGSNLRLKIPESQKILEETDPVVRLQLVNELLAKELEVSTVQAKIQNDAKEEMSKSQREYFLREQIHALQKELGDTDDYGQEIDELSRRLKKTKMPKPVRKEAKKQLNRMAMMHPDSSEATIIRTYIDWILDVPWKKGTKDHLDLKRAKEILDEDHFGLDKVKERILEFLAVRKLNKSTKGPILCFVGPPGVGKTSLGQSIARAMGRKFYRLSLGGMRDEAEIRGHRRTYIGAMPGRIVQGLKTTGANNPVFMMDEVDKIGADYRGDPSSALLEVLDPEQNFEFTDHYMNLPINLSKVMFITTANMSDTIPRPLLDRMEVIRLSGYTLEEKVVIARRYLLPRQVKENGVRPSQIRIKDETIEYIATHYTYEAGLRNLEREIGKICRKIARKIAEGGRGPYTVSKRNIEKYLGPPKTIPESELQRLEQPGLVTGLAWTEVGGEILQIEVNLMPGKGKLILTGQLGDVMKESAQAALTYCRSRFRELGVKEDYFDTIDIHIHVPAGAIPKDGPSAGITMATALYSAIVQKKVIGKLAMTGEVTLRGRVLPIGGLKEKALAALRAGITTVIIPEQNKKDLVEIPEDIRKKMDFYPVKDMDQVVKIAFNNKSGQKKRSTGKKKK